Within Candidatus Fusobacterium pullicola, the genomic segment AAGTATAATATATTTGGGAGAGAGGCTGGAAATAGAGATTTTATCAGCCTCTTTTTAAGCTTATAAAAAGGAGAACAGAGTATGGAAAAGATAAATGTAATAGATTTTGAAAGACAAGTTGTAAAAAAATATTTTGATGAAGAGGAGTTTTTAAAATTTTTAGAAGAGAAAAGGGAGCTAGTATTAGATTACTCTAAACTTTCATTAAAAGAGTTAGAAGAGGAAGATTTAGAGATAATGGGAGAAGAGAGTGTAATTGATTATTTAGAAGAGGTTTCTAGTATAATTCCAAATCAAGAGGAGAATGAAGAAGATTTTGTAGTACAAAATCTTCCAGTAGTAGCCTCAATAGCATTTAACTATTTAAGAGAGGGAGTTGCATATTTAGATGTTGTTCAAGAGGGAACAATGGGGCTTATGAAAGGAATAGCTCTATATGATGGAGAAAAATATGGAGATTTTGAAAATTATAAAAAATATTGGATA encodes:
- a CDS encoding sigma-70 family RNA polymerase sigma factor, with the protein product MEKINVIDFERQVVKKYFDEEEFLKFLEEKRELVLDYSKLSLKELEEEDLEIMGEESVIDYLEEVSSIIPNQEENEEDFVVQNLPVVASIAFNYLREGVAYLDVVQEGTMGLMKGIALYDGEKYGDFENYKKYWIIREMVIFINSKITDIKNEFKRFFKDKRENFGKEEHIHSEEDGEVYLKEEDLLPSLEAINKREKLMERTIEFGALKNRLSLRQIEVLNLYFGFGAERRFSIFEIEEKLGLKKGEGEIIFEQALLILSTMEGKIFL